In Lycium ferocissimum isolate CSIRO_LF1 chromosome 11, AGI_CSIRO_Lferr_CH_V1, whole genome shotgun sequence, a single genomic region encodes these proteins:
- the LOC132038110 gene encoding uncharacterized protein LOC132038110 yields the protein MIHLIRKKCGLKCDKIPTILYEDNAACIAQLKGGFIKGDRTKHISPKLFFTHELQKNSDINVQQIRSSDNMADLITKSLSTATFEKMVHKIGMRRLKYLD from the coding sequence ATGATACATCTCATTCGAAAAAAGTGTGGTTTGAAATGTGATAAAATACCCACAATTTTATATGAAGATAATGCAGCATGCATTGCCCAATTGAAAGGAGGATTCATAAAAGGAGATAGGACAAAgcacatttcaccaaagttgttcttcacacatGAGCTCCAAAAGAATagtgatatcaacgtgcaacAGATTCGTTCAAGTGATAATATGGCTGATTTGATCACCAAGTCTCTATCAACCGCAACTTTCGagaagatggtgcacaagattggaatgcgaagactcAAATACTTGGACTGA